In a genomic window of Acidobacteriota bacterium:
- a CDS encoding ATP-binding cassette domain-containing protein, translating to MHPLLRLLHYARPYRGRMTAAVGAMAAYAVASACLAYLIKPIFDNVLPNREQVGLVAVAILVVYLVKGFGSFFSSYLMTDVGQRVVRDLRVRLFSHLLDQSAGFFARRTTGQLLSRVVHDVAQVQQAVSETIGDLLRESLALIGYAALLFYYDARLALVVMTGAPVVVYPLTLLGQRVRRTTRRSQEQTEDLAHIAVEVLGGHRIVKAFGAEPFETRRFAGASDRLYRTYMKVTSALAALPPLMELLGGLGIAAALWYGSRQISTGELTTGEFTSFIAAMFLMYGPAKKLSRVNATLQQAIAASQRIFEVLDTHTEVREKADAVILPPLGEGIEFRHVTFNYDDGDGRRIIDDVSFTVGAGQIVALVGLSGAGKTTLVNLIPRFYDVTGGAILIDGVDVRDVTLASLRSQIGIVTQETVLFDDTVAHNIAYGAPFARMEDIEAAARAAHAHDFIVAMPDGYETRIGERGQRLSGGQRQRLAIARALFKNSPILILDEATSSLDAESEQLVQDALANLLMNRTSFVIAHRLSTVRRADAIVVLEDGHVREVGRHEELLDRPGGVYARLYALQMFDRRDDAPAGPIGSDAPPASEPVEERREPA from the coding sequence GTGCACCCCCTCCTGCGGTTGCTGCACTACGCGCGCCCGTATCGCGGCCGCATGACGGCGGCGGTGGGCGCGATGGCGGCCTACGCGGTCGCGTCCGCCTGCCTCGCCTACCTGATCAAGCCGATCTTCGACAACGTGCTGCCAAACCGCGAGCAGGTCGGCCTCGTCGCGGTCGCGATTCTGGTGGTCTACCTGGTCAAGGGGTTCGGGTCGTTCTTCTCCTCGTACCTGATGACCGACGTCGGGCAGCGCGTCGTGCGCGACCTGCGCGTCCGGCTGTTCTCGCACCTGCTCGACCAGTCGGCGGGGTTCTTCGCGCGCCGCACGACCGGGCAGCTGCTGTCGCGGGTCGTGCACGACGTGGCGCAGGTGCAGCAGGCCGTGTCGGAGACCATCGGCGATCTGTTGCGCGAGTCGCTCGCGCTCATCGGGTACGCGGCGCTGCTCTTCTATTACGATGCCCGACTCGCGCTGGTCGTCATGACCGGCGCCCCGGTCGTCGTCTACCCGCTCACGTTGCTCGGCCAGCGAGTGCGGCGGACGACGCGCCGCAGCCAGGAGCAGACCGAGGATCTGGCGCACATCGCCGTGGAGGTGCTTGGCGGCCACCGCATCGTGAAGGCTTTCGGGGCGGAGCCGTTCGAGACGCGGCGGTTCGCCGGTGCGTCCGATCGGCTGTACCGGACCTACATGAAGGTCACTTCGGCGCTCGCTGCGCTGCCGCCGCTGATGGAACTGCTCGGCGGGCTGGGCATCGCGGCGGCGCTGTGGTACGGCAGCCGCCAGATCTCGACCGGCGAGCTGACGACGGGCGAGTTCACGTCGTTCATCGCGGCCATGTTCCTCATGTACGGTCCGGCGAAGAAGCTGAGCCGGGTGAACGCCACCCTGCAGCAGGCGATCGCCGCGTCGCAGCGCATCTTCGAGGTGCTCGACACGCACACCGAGGTGCGCGAGAAGGCCGACGCCGTCATCCTGCCACCGCTCGGCGAGGGGATCGAGTTCCGCCACGTCACGTTCAACTACGACGACGGCGACGGCCGGCGCATCATCGACGACGTGAGCTTCACGGTGGGGGCGGGGCAGATCGTCGCACTCGTCGGGTTGAGCGGCGCGGGCAAGACGACGCTCGTCAACCTGATTCCGCGGTTCTACGACGTGACCGGCGGCGCCATCCTGATCGACGGTGTCGACGTTCGCGACGTCACGCTCGCGTCGCTTCGCTCGCAGATCGGCATCGTCACGCAGGAGACGGTGCTCTTCGACGATACGGTGGCGCACAACATCGCCTACGGAGCGCCGTTTGCCCGCATGGAGGACATCGAGGCCGCCGCCCGCGCCGCCCATGCGCACGACTTCATCGTGGCGATGCCCGACGGGTACGAGACGAGGATTGGCGAGCGCGGGCAGCGCCTGTCTGGCGGGCAGCGGCAGCGCCTCGCGATCGCGCGAGCGCTCTTCAAGAACTCGCCCATCCTGATCCTCGACGAGGCGACCTCCTCGCTCGATGCCGAGTCGGAGCAGCTCGTGCAGGATGCGCTGGCCAACCTGCTGATGAACCGGACGTCGTTCGTGATCGCGCACCGTCTGTCGACGGTGCGTCGGGCCGATGCCATCGTCGTGCTCGAGGACGGGCACGTGAGGGAGGTCGGACGGCACGAGGAACTGCTCGACCGGCCAGGAGGCGTGTACGCGCGCCTCTATGCGCTCCAGATGTTCGACCGGCGCGACGACGCGCCTGCCGGACCGATCGGCAGCGACGCGCCGCCGGCGTCCGAGCCGGTCGAGGAGAGACGGGAGCCTGCATGA